The Shewanella japonica genome has a window encoding:
- a CDS encoding anti-phage deoxyguanosine triphosphatase, whose product MSDTISYNNASNETPWHARRLGEDKARRNDHRSPFQRDRARILHSAAFRRLQAKTQVHGIGMNDFFRTRLTHSLEVSQIGTGIAAQLKRKYPHISHLLDSMSLIESLCLAHDIGHPPFGHGGEVALNYMMRNHGGFEGNGQTFRILARLEPYTEYWGMNLTRRTLLGILKYPALYHQLHIDLGQQEIKNHRQLKPSEWPPVKGLFDDDKDIYDWVLSALSTQDRNRFVSYKSTGVSVYPHLKTQYKSFDCSIMELADDIAYAVHDLEDAIVMGVVSPKQWQQDVASHLSLSEDEWLSNEFTHIAEKLFSHQHHLRKDAIGTLVNGFVTAIVIDEDHLFDEPLLRFNAKLEPAFADALTTLKNFVFKFVIRKPEIQMLEYKGQQIIMELFEAFESDPQRLLPLNTQERWQHAKENNLNEMRVIADYISGMTDEFAGRLHQQLFGPKSAGIFEISLER is encoded by the coding sequence ATGTCAGATACCATTTCTTATAATAACGCATCAAATGAAACTCCTTGGCATGCAAGACGATTAGGTGAAGATAAAGCCCGACGCAATGATCATCGCAGCCCTTTTCAACGTGATAGAGCTCGTATATTACATTCCGCAGCATTTAGAAGACTACAAGCTAAAACCCAGGTTCATGGTATTGGTATGAATGACTTTTTTCGTACTCGGTTAACCCATTCATTAGAAGTATCGCAAATAGGCACTGGTATAGCGGCTCAATTAAAACGTAAATACCCACACATAAGCCATTTGTTAGATTCAATGAGTTTAATAGAATCATTATGTTTAGCACATGATATTGGCCACCCGCCTTTTGGTCATGGTGGTGAAGTCGCATTAAATTATATGATGCGAAATCACGGAGGATTTGAAGGAAATGGGCAAACATTTCGGATTTTAGCTCGTCTTGAGCCTTACACTGAGTATTGGGGAATGAACCTAACCCGCAGAACGTTACTCGGTATTTTAAAGTACCCAGCCCTTTATCATCAGCTTCATATTGATCTCGGACAGCAAGAAATTAAAAACCATCGTCAACTTAAACCATCCGAGTGGCCGCCAGTAAAAGGCTTATTCGATGATGATAAAGATATCTATGATTGGGTATTATCAGCCCTGTCGACCCAAGACAGAAACCGGTTTGTCAGTTACAAAAGCACTGGCGTATCTGTTTACCCTCATCTTAAAACGCAATATAAATCTTTTGACTGTTCCATTATGGAATTAGCTGATGATATTGCTTATGCAGTCCATGATTTAGAAGATGCTATCGTGATGGGTGTTGTGTCACCAAAACAATGGCAACAAGATGTTGCTTCTCATTTATCACTGAGTGAGGATGAATGGCTTAGCAATGAGTTTACTCATATCGCAGAGAAATTGTTTTCACATCAACATCACCTCCGTAAAGATGCCATTGGTACCCTAGTTAATGGATTTGTCACTGCGATTGTCATTGATGAAGATCACCTGTTTGATGAACCCTTGCTGCGTTTTAATGCCAAACTAGAGCCAGCATTTGCTGATGCCTTAACGACACTGAAAAATTTCGTATTCAAGTTCGTTATTCGAAAACCTGAAATTCAAATGCTTGAATACAAAGGACAACAAATCATTATGGAGTTATTCGAAGCATTTGAATCCGACCCGCAACGTTTATTACCGCTAAATACTCAAGAGCGTTGGCAACATGCCAAGGAAAATAATTTGAACGAAATGCGTGTGATTGCCGATTATATTTCGGGAATGACAGATGAATTTGCTGGACGATTACATCAGCAACTGTTCGGTCCAAAGTCAGCGGGTATTTTTGAAATCAGTTTAGAGCGCTAA
- a CDS encoding endonuclease/exonuclease/phosphatase family protein has translation MQTRSIQYWLLFTFVTILGIYIVAICYFNGNPEIMMTESKPYFSSQCLSKDTTSPLDRNGRLSIAVWNIYKQKKQDWQPVLKQLTDHNDLVLLQEAKLNHTFATYLEEIHHHVVMAKGFKLLNVPMGVMNISSQPANQACAYQTTEPLIRFAKSTLVASYPLSTGETLMVVNLHGVNFDIRLNRFEAQFKQVIHKISSHRGPIILAGDFNTWRDGRLNIVKHLTQGIRLQEAHYRTDFRKRVFGLPLDHLYYRGLTLVEANSDRTTASDHNPIKTQFMLMNE, from the coding sequence TTGCAGACAAGAAGTATTCAATATTGGCTGTTATTTACGTTTGTAACGATTTTAGGGATTTATATCGTTGCTATTTGCTATTTTAACGGTAATCCCGAGATCATGATGACGGAATCAAAACCCTATTTTTCTAGCCAATGCCTTTCCAAAGACACCACTTCACCACTCGATAGAAATGGACGGTTGAGTATTGCTGTCTGGAATATATACAAGCAAAAAAAGCAAGATTGGCAACCCGTACTTAAGCAGTTAACAGATCATAATGATCTTGTATTATTACAAGAAGCCAAACTCAATCATACATTTGCCACTTATCTTGAAGAGATTCATCATCACGTAGTGATGGCTAAAGGCTTTAAGTTATTGAATGTACCTATGGGTGTCATGAACATTTCATCACAGCCAGCCAATCAGGCTTGTGCTTATCAAACCACTGAGCCTTTAATACGGTTTGCAAAATCAACGCTTGTCGCATCTTATCCATTATCAACCGGTGAAACGCTTATGGTGGTTAATCTCCATGGAGTCAATTTTGACATTCGATTAAATCGTTTCGAAGCTCAATTTAAACAAGTCATCCACAAAATCAGTTCACACCGTGGGCCTATTATTCTTGCTGGTGATTTTAATACATGGCGTGATGGCAGGCTTAACATCGTAAAGCATCTGACACAGGGAATAAGACTACAAGAAGCGCACTATAGAACTGATTTTAGAAAACGCGTATTTGGCTTGCCATTAGATCATTTATATTACCGTGGGCTTACTTTGGTTGAGGCTAATTCTGATAGGACGACAGCATCAGATCATAACCCGATCAAAACACAATTCATGTTGATGAATGAATAA
- the yfbR gene encoding 5'-deoxynucleotidase, giving the protein MKPSTFMAWITRMPLLERWALMHCFQKENVSEHCHQVAVIAHLLVVIKNKRFGGQLNPEKAATIALYHEVSETKLQDINSNTKYHSPEFTKAFKKLEDLAEKECLASLPDDLRDEMEPLLVQSEVDPEYKAIVKAADILQAYVKTMNELRFNNDEFHHVKDNLDRKLSEIQQALPEVKCFIDIFLDSCTSTLDKLTQDDPHL; this is encoded by the coding sequence ATGAAACCAAGTACCTTTATGGCATGGATAACACGTATGCCATTATTAGAACGCTGGGCATTGATGCATTGCTTTCAAAAAGAAAATGTATCTGAACATTGTCACCAAGTCGCTGTCATAGCACACCTTTTGGTCGTGATTAAAAACAAACGCTTTGGTGGTCAACTCAATCCAGAAAAAGCCGCTACCATAGCCTTGTATCACGAAGTATCAGAAACCAAATTACAAGATATCAATTCAAACACTAAATACCACAGCCCTGAATTTACTAAAGCATTTAAAAAACTTGAAGATTTAGCTGAAAAGGAATGCTTAGCATCCCTTCCTGACGATCTTAGAGATGAAATGGAACCTTTACTGGTGCAATCAGAGGTCGATCCTGAATATAAGGCCATAGTCAAAGCCGCTGATATATTACAAGCATACGTTAAAACTATGAACGAATTGAGATTTAACAATGATGAATTTCACCATGTTAAAGATAACTTAGATCGTAAACTAAGTGAGATCCAACAGGCTTTACCTGAAGTAAAATGCTTTATAGATATATTTTTAGATAGCTGCACTTCAACACTCGATAAACTAACCCAAGATGATCCCCATCTATAG